One genomic window of Salmo salar chromosome ssa12, Ssal_v3.1, whole genome shotgun sequence includes the following:
- the LOC106564897 gene encoding mucolipin-1, producing MATASGKCNHGSAGSEKDKLVSSVSPHGYGSSDSSGKHVHHSDSHGWLGPEQEEEALRRKLKYFFMSPCDKFHAKGRKPFKLGLQLLKIVIVTVQLVLFGLSNQMVVTFKEENTMSFKQIFLKDYDEGSDDTLAVYTQRDVYEHIFYAVDQYVVLPETTVGRYAYVYGVGVNGSALSLCQQYYKKGSIDPANDTFNIDPRVITDCVGVNPLSVPRAPLGSDYKNFTLKFHKLINVTIQFQLKAINIQTIINNEIPDCYTFFITIVLDNKAHSGKVRISLENQAFIKECKDPSVSGHAENYTRLTFDVVVAIVCMLSLLLCGRSILRGFILQAEFVEFFKTNLGRKVSWDERMEFINGWYILLIISDVLTIIGSAIKIGIESKNMSSYDECGILLGTSTLLVWVGVIRYLSFFQKYNILIVTLRAAFPNVIRFCCCVAVIYLGYCFCGWIVLGPYHVKFRSLSMVSECLFSLINGDDMFVTFAEMQESSTLVWVFSQVYLYTFISLFIYMVLSLFIALITGAYETIKHQTQEPYHITDLHAFIAECTDTPSSGMFRGLETSPCSFFCCCDRTTTYEDVLLVN from the exons AGAAGGACAAGTTGGTTTCCTCTGTGTCTCCTCACGGCTACGGCTCCAGCGACAGCAGCGGCAAGCATGTTCACCACAGCGACAGCCATGGCTGGCTGGGGCCGGAGCAGGAAGAGGAGGCCCTGCGCAGGAAGCTCAAGTACTTCTTCATGAGCCCCTGTGACAAGTTCCACGCCAAGGGCCGCAAGCCCTTCAAACTGGGCCTGCAGCTGCTCAAGATTGTCATTGTCACCGTGCAG ctGGTGTTGTTTGGCCTCAGCAACCAGATGGTGGTGACGTTCAAGGAAGAGAACACCATGTCCTTTAAGCAGATCTTCCTGAAGGACTATGACGAGGGCTCCGATGACACGTTGGCCGTGTACACACAGAGGGATGTCTACGAACACATCTTCTACGCCGTAGACCAG TATGTGGTGCTACCCGAGACCACGGTGGGACGCTATGCGTACGTCTATGGGGTCGGGGTGAACGGGagtgccctctctctctgccagcagTACTACAAGAAGGGCAGCATCGATCCCGCCAATGATACCTTCAACATTGACCCTCGTGTTATCACAG ATTGTGTGGGAGTTAACCCTCTGTCAGTCCCTCGAGCGCCTTTAGGCAGTGACTACAAGAACTTTACCCTTAAGTTCCACAA ACTCATAAACGTGACGATACAGTTCCAACTAAAGGCCATCAACATTCAGACCATCATCAACAACGAGATTCCTGACTGTTACACCTTCTTCATAACA ATAGTCCTGGACAACAAGGCTCACAGTGGTAAAGTGAGGATCAGTCTGGAAAATCAGGCTTTTATAAAGGAGTGTAAAGACCCCAGTGTGTCTGGCCACG cGGAGAACTACACGCGGCTAACGTTTGACGTGGTGGTGGCGATCGTTTGTATGCTGTCCCTGCTGCTGTGTGGCCGCTCCATACTCCGCGGGTTCATACTACAGGCG GAGTTTGTCGAGTTCTTCAAGACTAATCTGGGCCGGAAAGTAAGCTGGGACGAAAGGATGGAATTCATCAATGGCTGGTACATCCTGCTCATCATCAGTGACGTCCTTACAATCATCGGCAGCGCAATTAAGATCGGCATCGAGTCCAAG AATATGTCATCGTATGATGAGTGTGGCATCCTGTTGGGGACCTCCACCTTGTTGGTGTGGGTCGGAGTCATTCGCTACCTCAGCTTCTTCCAGAAGTACAAT atcCTAATCGTGACCTTGCGAGCTGCGTTCCCCAACGTGATCCGGTTCTGCTGCTGTGTGGCTGTCATCTACCTGGGCTACTGCTTCTGTGGCTGGATCGTGCTGGGGCCCTATCACGTCAAG ttcCGCTCTCTCTCCATGGTGTCGGAGTGCCTGTTCTCGCTGATCAACGGCGACGACATGTTTGTGACCTTCGCAGAGATGCAGGAGAGCAGCACGCTGGTGTGGGTGTTCAGCCAGGTCTACCTGTACACCTTCATCTCCCTCTTCATCTACATGGTACTGTCGCTCTTCATCGCCCTCATCACCGGCGCCTACGAAACCATCAAG CACCAAACCCAGGAGCCCTACCACATTACGGACCTGCACGCATTCATCGCAGAGTGCACTGACACGCCCAGCTCGGGGATGTTCCGGGGCCTAGAAACCTCGCCCTGCTCTTTCTTCTGCTGCTGTGACAG AACGACAACATACGAGGATGTCCTTTTGGTGAACTGA